Below is a window of Moorella thermoacetica DNA.
AAATAGAGCAACCCAAATCTTGAGGCAGGTACAAAAAGACCAGGTTATTATTATAACCAATCGCGGTAAACCTGTAGCCACTTTAAAAGGTTTCAATCCACGTGACCTGGTTGTTGCAGAAGATAGACATGATAGCCTTTACCAGCATTTGCGGCAACAAATTTTAAAAGAAAGTCCAGAACTGGCTGCCAGGGATACCAGGCAAATCGCCACTGATTTTGAAAAGATAACAGCTAAAATGAGAAAACAGATTGC
It encodes the following:
- a CDS encoding type II toxin-antitoxin system Phd/YefM family antitoxin — encoded protein: MIVTGDDTMERINFINTREFKNRATQILRQVQKDQVIIITNRGKPVATLKGFNPRDLVVAEDRHDSLYQHLRQQILKESPELAARDTRQIATDFEKITAKMRKQIAYRTWEEMDRHLKGDPYDLTGY